The following are from one region of the Biomphalaria glabrata chromosome 4, xgBioGlab47.1, whole genome shotgun sequence genome:
- the LOC106050121 gene encoding dynamin-1-like protein isoform X2 — protein sequence MWHGCDNVSSWSLSSGKSSVLETLVGHDFLPRGTGIVTRRPLVLQLLHISKDCSSKSRQEDMQNVTAQEWAKFLHTKNKIYTDFGEVCKEIENETDRMSGTNKGICPEPIVLKIYSPKVVNLTLVDLPGLTKVPVGDQPPDIETQIRDLAIHYISNPNSVILAVTAANTDFATSEALKLARDFDPDGRRTLAVITKLDLMDAGTDAMDVLCGRVIPVKLGIIGVVNRSQADINNKKELAESLKDEATFLQKKYPSIANRNGTPYLAKTLNRLLMHHIRDCLPELKTRVNVLIAQFQSLLNSFGEPISDKSQLLLQIITRFASAYCSTIEGTSRNIETSELCGGARICYIFHETFGRTLESVDPLGGLNARDILTAIRNATGPRPALFVPEISFELLVKRQIRRLEEPSLRCVELVHEEMQRMIQHCGTHQEMLRFPKLHERIVDVVTNCLRQRLPPTNAMVENLVQIELAYINTKHPDFSEAQLVHKAMMGNNLVENDTHKTHSQRNVLDKIQEDKDRTSSSITNVRFLPDGSIRERIYEKSTPPPVVDNLNGSSWRLSNLMRQNRADQASSDRSSEPSNSLPGSGANSASPSPSRTKKGINLLPEVPEQPVMKLSSREQRDCEVIERLIKSYFMIVRKNIQDSTPKAIMHFLVNHVKDHLQSELVCQLYKKEEIETLLEESVHIAARRKEASEMLQALQRASQIIGEIREIHLW from the exons AGTTCAGGTAAAAGTTCTGTTCTTGAGACACTAGTCGGCCATGACTTTCTACCCAGAGGTACAGGCATTGTCACCCGTAGACCACTTGTGCTGCAACTTCTGCATATATCCAAAGACTGTTCATCTAAGAGTAGGCAGGAGGATATGC AAAATGTTACAGCACAAGAATGGGCTAAAtttttgcacacaaaaaataaaatttacacaGACTTCGGGGAAGTGTGTAAGgaaattgaaaatgaaacaGATCGAATGTCTGGTACCAATAAG GGAATCTGTCCTGAGCCTATTGTCTTAAAAATCTATTCGCCAAAAGTAGTCAACTTGACCCTCGTTGACCTGCCAGGTCTGACTAAGGTACCTGTCGGTGATCAGCCCCCTGATATTGAAACTCAGATTCGTGATCTGGCAATCCATTATATTTCTAATCCCAACTCTGTCATCCTGGCAGTTACAGCAGCTAACACAGACTTTGCCACATCAGAAGCTTTAAAATTGGCCAGAGATTTTGACCCAGATG GTCGGAGAACCCTAGCAGTTATAACCAAATTAGATTTAATGGATGCCGGGACAGATGCAATGGATGTTCTGTGTGGTCGAGTGATTCCTGTCAAATTGGGTATAATAGGTGTGGTTAATAGAAGTCAAGCAGATATCAACAATAAAAAG GAACTAGCTGAGTCTTTAAAAGATGAGGCCACCTTTTTGCAAAAGAAATATCCATCTATAGCAAACCGTAATGGTACACCTTATCTTGCCAAAACATTAAATAGG TTACTGATGCATCACATTAGAGATTGTTTGCCTGAATTAAAAACTAGAGTGAACGTTTTGATAGCACAATTTCAATCTCTTCTCAACTCTTTTGGTGAACCAATCAGTGACAAg AGTCAACTACTGCTTCAAATCATCACAAGGTTTGCCTCAGCTTATTGCAGCACTATAGAAGGAACTTCAAGAAATATTGAAACATCAGAACT GTGTGGAGGTGCTCGTATTTGTTACATTTTCCATGAAACTTTTGGAAGAACATTAGAGTCTGTCGATCCCCTTGGTGGACTCAATGCTAGAGATATCCTCACAGCCATCAGGAATGCTACT GGTCCGAGGCCTGCTTTGTTTGTCCCAGAAATTTCTTTTGAGTTACTTGTAAAACGACAAATCCGTCGACTAGAAGAGCCCAGTTTAAGATGCGTAGAACTTGTCCATGAAGAAATGCAAAGAATGATTCAACATTGCGGGACACAT CAAGAAATGTTGAGATTTCCTAAACTTCATGAACGCATTGTTGATGTAGTGACAAACTGTTTGCGTCAGAGGTTACCCCCAACAAATGCCATG GTTGAAAATTTAGTCCAGATTGAACTGGCTTACATCAATACAAAGCATCCAGATTTTTCTGAAGCCCAACTTGTTCACAAAGCTATGATGGGAAATAACTTAGTGGAGAATGATACTCACAAGACCCACAGCCAGAGAAATGTTCTGGATAAAATACAAGAGGACaaagataga ACATCCTCATCCATTACAAATGTAAGGTTCTTGCCAGATGGAAGCATTAGGGAGAGAATATATGAGAAG TCAACTCCACCACCTGTTGTAGATAATCTCAATGGAAGTTCCTGGAGACTTTCTAATTTGATGAGACAGAATAGGGCTGATCAAGCTTCTAGTGACAGGTCATCTGAGCCATCAAATTCCTTGCCAGGCAGTGGTGCCAATAGTGCTAGTCCATCCCCGTCCAGAACTAAGAAAGGAATTAATTTACTGCCTGAAGTG CCAGAGCAGCCAGTAATGAAACTATCTTCCAGAGAACAGAGGGATTGTGAAGTTATAG aacGTTTGATCAAATCTTATTTCATGATAGTCAGAAAAAATATCCAGGATAGCACGCCCAAGGCAATCATGCATTTTTTGGTGAACCATGTCAAGGATCATTTACAG AGTGAACTTGTCTGTCAGCTGTAtaaaaaagaagagatagaaactTTATTAGAGGAATCAGTGCATATAGCAGCACGGAGaaaagaggcttcagaaatgCTGCAG GCCTTGCAACGAGCTAGCCAGATCATTGGAGAAATTAGGGAGATACACCTCTGGTAG
- the LOC106050121 gene encoding dynamin-1-like protein isoform X1, whose translation MEALIPVINKLQDVFNTVGSETIQLPQIVVIGNQSSGKSSVLETLVGHDFLPRGTGIVTRRPLVLQLLHISKDCSSKSRQEDMQNVTAQEWAKFLHTKNKIYTDFGEVCKEIENETDRMSGTNKGICPEPIVLKIYSPKVVNLTLVDLPGLTKVPVGDQPPDIETQIRDLAIHYISNPNSVILAVTAANTDFATSEALKLARDFDPDGRRTLAVITKLDLMDAGTDAMDVLCGRVIPVKLGIIGVVNRSQADINNKKELAESLKDEATFLQKKYPSIANRNGTPYLAKTLNRLLMHHIRDCLPELKTRVNVLIAQFQSLLNSFGEPISDKSQLLLQIITRFASAYCSTIEGTSRNIETSELCGGARICYIFHETFGRTLESVDPLGGLNARDILTAIRNATGPRPALFVPEISFELLVKRQIRRLEEPSLRCVELVHEEMQRMIQHCGTHQEMLRFPKLHERIVDVVTNCLRQRLPPTNAMVENLVQIELAYINTKHPDFSEAQLVHKAMMGNNLVENDTHKTHSQRNVLDKIQEDKDRTSSSITNVRFLPDGSIRERIYEKSTPPPVVDNLNGSSWRLSNLMRQNRADQASSDRSSEPSNSLPGSGANSASPSPSRTKKGINLLPEVPEQPVMKLSSREQRDCEVIERLIKSYFMIVRKNIQDSTPKAIMHFLVNHVKDHLQSELVCQLYKKEEIETLLEESVHIAARRKEASEMLQALQRASQIIGEIREIHLW comes from the exons AGTTCAGGTAAAAGTTCTGTTCTTGAGACACTAGTCGGCCATGACTTTCTACCCAGAGGTACAGGCATTGTCACCCGTAGACCACTTGTGCTGCAACTTCTGCATATATCCAAAGACTGTTCATCTAAGAGTAGGCAGGAGGATATGC AAAATGTTACAGCACAAGAATGGGCTAAAtttttgcacacaaaaaataaaatttacacaGACTTCGGGGAAGTGTGTAAGgaaattgaaaatgaaacaGATCGAATGTCTGGTACCAATAAG GGAATCTGTCCTGAGCCTATTGTCTTAAAAATCTATTCGCCAAAAGTAGTCAACTTGACCCTCGTTGACCTGCCAGGTCTGACTAAGGTACCTGTCGGTGATCAGCCCCCTGATATTGAAACTCAGATTCGTGATCTGGCAATCCATTATATTTCTAATCCCAACTCTGTCATCCTGGCAGTTACAGCAGCTAACACAGACTTTGCCACATCAGAAGCTTTAAAATTGGCCAGAGATTTTGACCCAGATG GTCGGAGAACCCTAGCAGTTATAACCAAATTAGATTTAATGGATGCCGGGACAGATGCAATGGATGTTCTGTGTGGTCGAGTGATTCCTGTCAAATTGGGTATAATAGGTGTGGTTAATAGAAGTCAAGCAGATATCAACAATAAAAAG GAACTAGCTGAGTCTTTAAAAGATGAGGCCACCTTTTTGCAAAAGAAATATCCATCTATAGCAAACCGTAATGGTACACCTTATCTTGCCAAAACATTAAATAGG TTACTGATGCATCACATTAGAGATTGTTTGCCTGAATTAAAAACTAGAGTGAACGTTTTGATAGCACAATTTCAATCTCTTCTCAACTCTTTTGGTGAACCAATCAGTGACAAg AGTCAACTACTGCTTCAAATCATCACAAGGTTTGCCTCAGCTTATTGCAGCACTATAGAAGGAACTTCAAGAAATATTGAAACATCAGAACT GTGTGGAGGTGCTCGTATTTGTTACATTTTCCATGAAACTTTTGGAAGAACATTAGAGTCTGTCGATCCCCTTGGTGGACTCAATGCTAGAGATATCCTCACAGCCATCAGGAATGCTACT GGTCCGAGGCCTGCTTTGTTTGTCCCAGAAATTTCTTTTGAGTTACTTGTAAAACGACAAATCCGTCGACTAGAAGAGCCCAGTTTAAGATGCGTAGAACTTGTCCATGAAGAAATGCAAAGAATGATTCAACATTGCGGGACACAT CAAGAAATGTTGAGATTTCCTAAACTTCATGAACGCATTGTTGATGTAGTGACAAACTGTTTGCGTCAGAGGTTACCCCCAACAAATGCCATG GTTGAAAATTTAGTCCAGATTGAACTGGCTTACATCAATACAAAGCATCCAGATTTTTCTGAAGCCCAACTTGTTCACAAAGCTATGATGGGAAATAACTTAGTGGAGAATGATACTCACAAGACCCACAGCCAGAGAAATGTTCTGGATAAAATACAAGAGGACaaagataga ACATCCTCATCCATTACAAATGTAAGGTTCTTGCCAGATGGAAGCATTAGGGAGAGAATATATGAGAAG TCAACTCCACCACCTGTTGTAGATAATCTCAATGGAAGTTCCTGGAGACTTTCTAATTTGATGAGACAGAATAGGGCTGATCAAGCTTCTAGTGACAGGTCATCTGAGCCATCAAATTCCTTGCCAGGCAGTGGTGCCAATAGTGCTAGTCCATCCCCGTCCAGAACTAAGAAAGGAATTAATTTACTGCCTGAAGTG CCAGAGCAGCCAGTAATGAAACTATCTTCCAGAGAACAGAGGGATTGTGAAGTTATAG aacGTTTGATCAAATCTTATTTCATGATAGTCAGAAAAAATATCCAGGATAGCACGCCCAAGGCAATCATGCATTTTTTGGTGAACCATGTCAAGGATCATTTACAG AGTGAACTTGTCTGTCAGCTGTAtaaaaaagaagagatagaaactTTATTAGAGGAATCAGTGCATATAGCAGCACGGAGaaaagaggcttcagaaatgCTGCAG GCCTTGCAACGAGCTAGCCAGATCATTGGAGAAATTAGGGAGATACACCTCTGGTAG
- the LOC106050121 gene encoding dynamin-1-like protein isoform X3 — protein sequence MEALIPVINKLQDVFNTVGSETIQLPQIVVIGNQSSGKSSVLETLVGHDFLPRGTGIVTRRPLVLQLLHISKDCSSKSRQEDMQNVTAQEWAKFLHTKNKIYTDFGEVCKEIENETDRMSGTNKGICPEPIVLKIYSPKVVNLTLVDLPGLTKVPVGDQPPDIETQIRDLAIHYISNPNSVILAVTAANTDFATSEALKLARDFDPDGRRTLAVITKLDLMDAGTDAMDVLCGRVIPVKLGIIGVVNRSQADINNKKELAESLKDEATFLQKKYPSIANRNGTPYLAKTLNRLLMHHIRDCLPELKTRVNVLIAQFQSLLNSFGEPISDKSQLLLQIITRFASAYCSTIEGTSRNIETSELCGGARICYIFHETFGRTLESVDPLGGLNARDILTAIRNATGPRPALFVPEISFELLVKRQIRRLEEPSLRCVELVHEEMQRMIQHCGTHQEMLRFPKLHERIVDVVTNCLRQRLPPTNAMVENLVQIELAYINTKHPDFSEAQLVHKAMMGNNLVENDTHKTHSQRNVLDKIQEDKDRSTPPPVVDNLNGSSWRLSNLMRQNRADQASSDRSSEPSNSLPGSGANSASPSPSRTKKGINLLPEVPEQPVMKLSSREQRDCEVIERLIKSYFMIVRKNIQDSTPKAIMHFLVNHVKDHLQSELVCQLYKKEEIETLLEESVHIAARRKEASEMLQALQRASQIIGEIREIHLW from the exons AGTTCAGGTAAAAGTTCTGTTCTTGAGACACTAGTCGGCCATGACTTTCTACCCAGAGGTACAGGCATTGTCACCCGTAGACCACTTGTGCTGCAACTTCTGCATATATCCAAAGACTGTTCATCTAAGAGTAGGCAGGAGGATATGC AAAATGTTACAGCACAAGAATGGGCTAAAtttttgcacacaaaaaataaaatttacacaGACTTCGGGGAAGTGTGTAAGgaaattgaaaatgaaacaGATCGAATGTCTGGTACCAATAAG GGAATCTGTCCTGAGCCTATTGTCTTAAAAATCTATTCGCCAAAAGTAGTCAACTTGACCCTCGTTGACCTGCCAGGTCTGACTAAGGTACCTGTCGGTGATCAGCCCCCTGATATTGAAACTCAGATTCGTGATCTGGCAATCCATTATATTTCTAATCCCAACTCTGTCATCCTGGCAGTTACAGCAGCTAACACAGACTTTGCCACATCAGAAGCTTTAAAATTGGCCAGAGATTTTGACCCAGATG GTCGGAGAACCCTAGCAGTTATAACCAAATTAGATTTAATGGATGCCGGGACAGATGCAATGGATGTTCTGTGTGGTCGAGTGATTCCTGTCAAATTGGGTATAATAGGTGTGGTTAATAGAAGTCAAGCAGATATCAACAATAAAAAG GAACTAGCTGAGTCTTTAAAAGATGAGGCCACCTTTTTGCAAAAGAAATATCCATCTATAGCAAACCGTAATGGTACACCTTATCTTGCCAAAACATTAAATAGG TTACTGATGCATCACATTAGAGATTGTTTGCCTGAATTAAAAACTAGAGTGAACGTTTTGATAGCACAATTTCAATCTCTTCTCAACTCTTTTGGTGAACCAATCAGTGACAAg AGTCAACTACTGCTTCAAATCATCACAAGGTTTGCCTCAGCTTATTGCAGCACTATAGAAGGAACTTCAAGAAATATTGAAACATCAGAACT GTGTGGAGGTGCTCGTATTTGTTACATTTTCCATGAAACTTTTGGAAGAACATTAGAGTCTGTCGATCCCCTTGGTGGACTCAATGCTAGAGATATCCTCACAGCCATCAGGAATGCTACT GGTCCGAGGCCTGCTTTGTTTGTCCCAGAAATTTCTTTTGAGTTACTTGTAAAACGACAAATCCGTCGACTAGAAGAGCCCAGTTTAAGATGCGTAGAACTTGTCCATGAAGAAATGCAAAGAATGATTCAACATTGCGGGACACAT CAAGAAATGTTGAGATTTCCTAAACTTCATGAACGCATTGTTGATGTAGTGACAAACTGTTTGCGTCAGAGGTTACCCCCAACAAATGCCATG GTTGAAAATTTAGTCCAGATTGAACTGGCTTACATCAATACAAAGCATCCAGATTTTTCTGAAGCCCAACTTGTTCACAAAGCTATGATGGGAAATAACTTAGTGGAGAATGATACTCACAAGACCCACAGCCAGAGAAATGTTCTGGATAAAATACAAGAGGACaaagataga TCAACTCCACCACCTGTTGTAGATAATCTCAATGGAAGTTCCTGGAGACTTTCTAATTTGATGAGACAGAATAGGGCTGATCAAGCTTCTAGTGACAGGTCATCTGAGCCATCAAATTCCTTGCCAGGCAGTGGTGCCAATAGTGCTAGTCCATCCCCGTCCAGAACTAAGAAAGGAATTAATTTACTGCCTGAAGTG CCAGAGCAGCCAGTAATGAAACTATCTTCCAGAGAACAGAGGGATTGTGAAGTTATAG aacGTTTGATCAAATCTTATTTCATGATAGTCAGAAAAAATATCCAGGATAGCACGCCCAAGGCAATCATGCATTTTTTGGTGAACCATGTCAAGGATCATTTACAG AGTGAACTTGTCTGTCAGCTGTAtaaaaaagaagagatagaaactTTATTAGAGGAATCAGTGCATATAGCAGCACGGAGaaaagaggcttcagaaatgCTGCAG GCCTTGCAACGAGCTAGCCAGATCATTGGAGAAATTAGGGAGATACACCTCTGGTAG